The genome window tattttattttttattttttgctttttatatTGTCTTTTTATTATCCTCGCTTTCTAATTATGTTGGTTATATATGCATGCAGGAATATACAGTTAAATTTATAACTAGATTGATGTCTCCTCCGGTTCCTGCTGATTTCACTGGAAGTGACAGCCATTTGATAGATTATGCTCCTATGTTGAATGTACTAATCGTGGGAATAGCATCTGTCGATTGTGTCCAGATTTTCTCATTACATGGCTTGGTATGATTTGCTAACTTATGTAAGCATATCCCTTCCACAGTTAATGAGTGATATTGCTTCTAGTTTCACAAACTTTcatgaatgaataaaatatatctttatCTGTCACATTGATATAGTTTCTTTACCTCAGTAATACTTTGAATTCAAAGATATTCTTGACTTCTTTGAGGAAAACCAGCATCTCCTTCGGGAGCTAAATTGTTAAGTGTCTAAGCAGTTCTAATTTAAGTAGAATGCAGGAATGAATTCTTTCGTTCGAACTTAGATTTTAGAAATGACAGCTTATGCTTTAATGAAGAATCAGGGCTCTTTTACTGGCCATGACACATTGTAGCTACTGGTTCAAAATGATCTGAAACTAGAAAGGTTAATTGGTTAAAGTTATGTATATCTTGATGGAAAGTTTTTTATGCAACATATAATGACCATAGTGCTTTTGATTGAAAAATCAATCTAAATTATTTCATACCCCTTGCTCAATGAGAAAATGGGTCAGCATTGGATTGGACTGTTTCCTTATTCAGtgaaagtatttttaaattcaaccaacccatttcaaaatatgaagtggataaataaaaattctgagAAAGTCTTTCATTTGTCTATCATTACAGGCAGTACCATCTATATTATCAAGGGCATTCTAATCTCAACACTATTTATTCCTTTTAGCTTTACTTACATATAGGAGGATTTGAAGTTTCCTTCCAAGCAAAATTCCCATATAtgtaaactaaattttatataacaaatgtgatttatataattcatattctcGTTTGTTCATGAATGTAAGTTGTTTATTGATAAAGACCTTTATTTGAGCTATTAGGTAGATTTGATTGCTTTCTTCTTCTGCCTTGCCAGGTCCCAcagcttgcttgttcattgatgCCGATATGTGAAGTTTTTGGGTCATGTGTGCCTAATCTCTCATGGACTCTCCCCTCAGGGGAAGAAATCTCTCCTCACGCAGTTTTTTCTAATGCATTTGCTCTTCTTCTGAAGCTATGGAGGTTTAATCATCCTCCTATTGAACATGGAGTTGGTGATGTACCAACAGTTGGATCCCAGCTGACTCCCGAATACCTTTTATTAGTCCGGAACTCCCATTTATTGTCTTCTGAAAACACCCATAAGGACCGAAACAAAAGGAGACTCTCAGAAGTTGCAAGTTCCTCATCCCCAGAGCCTGTATTTCTGGATTCATTTCCTAAGTTAAAGGTCTGGTATCGGCAACATCAAAGATGTATAGCTGCAACACTCTCCGGCCTTGTTCATGGAACTACTGTTCATCAGACAGTGGATAGACTTCTTAACATGATGTTCAGAAAGATTAATAAAGGAAGTCAGTCGATAACTTCTGTTACTTCCGGAAGTAGTAGTTCGTCAGGTGCTGGAATCGAGGATAACTCTCTGAAACCAGAGTTGCCTGCCTGGGATATCCTGGAAGCTGTTCCTTATGTTGTTGATGCTGCTTTAACAGCATGTGCTCATGGAAAACTTTCTCCACGTGAGCTGGCTACAGGTTAGTCTGGTGTGCTTATCTCATTTTGTCTTTATGCACTAATGCATAATGAGGAAGACGAGAGTCATATATATTGCTATTCAGGATAAATGTCTTTTTTCCAGGAGCTGTTTCTCTTGGGGGAAAACGATAATGGTTGAGGTCTTTTGGGCTAAATGCCACCCCTCCATCTATATGTTTTGATGTAGGATGAAATCATAGATTGGTTTCCACATGGCTAAGTAAACTTGACTCGTTGAACCATGTAAAAAGAGGGGGAAGAGGATGTATAGGAAAGGGAAGAAGTGGAAAAGAACTACTTTTATGTGAATTAATGTGACACCTAGATATGATGCCAGCtctgataaataaatattgttataacCAGAATCTTTTTAATGTCTCAGGGCTAAAGGATTTAGCTGATTTTCTTCCTGCATCTTTGGCAACCATTGTTAGCTACTTCTCTGCTGAAGTAAGTCGATGTGTATGGAAACCCGTTGTTATGAACGGTATGGACTGGCCAAGCCCTGCTGCAAATTTGTCCAATGTTGAAGAGCATATCAAAAAAATTCTAGCAGCCACCGGTGTTGATGTCCCTAGACTTTCTGCAGGTTTTTAACGTTGCCATCTTACATTCTGATTGTTTATAACATTAAAGTTTACAGATTGTGATCTGGACTTGCATTTATAGTTACTCATTCCTATGTCTTTACCGAATGGCAATGGCATTTTTTGTGATTGTATGACTGATGCATAATGCAATAACAGGTGGTAGCTCTCCAGCTACTCTTCCACTGCCGTTGGCTGCTTTTGTAAGTGTCACCATTACTTACAAAATCGACAAAGCCTCGGAAAGATTTCTCAATTTGGCTGGCCCAGCTTTGGAGTCCCTTGCAGCAGACTGTCCATGGCCTTGCATGCCAATTGTGGCTTCCCTATGGACTCAAAAGGCAAAGCGGTGGTTTGACTTCCTTGTCTTTTCTGCATCTCGCACTGTTTTTCTCCATAACAGTGATGCTATCGTCCAGCTTCTTAAAAGCTGTTTCACTGCCACACTTGGCTTGAACATCGCACCAATCTCCAGCAACGGTGGTGTTGGAGCTCTTCTTGGCCATGGATTTGGATCACATTTCTGTGGTGGGCTTTCACCTGTTGCTCCAGGGATTCTCTATCTACGTGTTTACCGTTCCATCAGAGATATTGTGTTCATAACAGAAGAGGTGGTTTCTCTCTTGATGCATTCCGTGAGAGAAATAGCATGCAGTGGTCTCCCAAAACAGAAAATAGACAAGCTGAAGAGAAGCAAGAATGGAATGAAATACGGGCAGGTTTCTCTTGCTGCAGCAATGACAAGGGTGAAACTTGCAGCCTCCCTAGCTGCTTCTTTAGTATGGTTGTCCGGTGGCCATGGTCTGGTTCAGTCATTGATAAAGGAAACTTTACCTTCTTGGTTCATATCCGTTCATAGGTCTGACCGGGATCAAGGATCAGGGCTCGTGGCAATGCTCGGTGGATATGCACTTGCATATTTCACAGTGCTTTGTGGTGCTTTTGCTTGGGGAGTTGATTCTTCTTCATCAGCATCAAAGCGGAGACCCAAAATCCTTGGTTCACACATGGAGTTCCTTGCAAGTGCACTAGATGGGAAGATTTcactcggttgtgatggagccaCATGGCATGCCTATGTGTCCGGATTCGTAAGTCTAATGGTTGGATGCACCCCAAATTGGGTCCTAGAGGTGGATGTAGATGTGTTAAGGAGGCTAAGCAAGGGATTAAGACAATGGAATGAGGAGGAGCTTGCTCTGGCCTTGCTTGGCATTGGAGGGGTTGGTACAATGGGTGCTGCTGCTGAACTCTTAATTGAACACTTTGACTCCTAACTTAAAGCTCCCACATTTTGTGTAGGATGCCGGTTGTACACTAGTATTTCGTCGACTCAGAATAGTTCTTTTTCGATATAATGGAGGGCGTAGTTTGGAATAGGGGAAGGGATTGCAGATATTAGGATTCGAATCTCAGACTTGTCGCGACTGAATATATTTCTTTTGATGGAAGATGCTTGTAGAGTGATATTGTACATAAAAGACTAGGTTGTATTGGAAgaatattgttttataaaatttgtttaatatgaGGCTGCCTAatataaatttgcatttcacaTTACACACTGTTTTCTTCACTCCTTTTtcatctaaaaattatattgtgtTTAAGTCACCGCTGGATTTATGTGTTTAGCATTACATTTCTACATTGCCCTTGCTTAATATAAAGAGTCTGAAACGGTGTCGTCCTCATGTGcggttttcttttcttagtttttattCTACACATTCTTCAAATTCTCACGTAGCAAAAAGCTTTGgacttacttaattttaaatcatactTAAGAGATATCTATTGAATCACAGgtgaaatatcaaaatttttgtatttaagatTTCTGTTTCGAGTtcgatttttaaataaatttttatttgttacccgttatcaatatttatatttaagatttcTGTCtcgagtttaatttttaaataatttttatttcataatgaattatttattgttatattatattcCGCTTAATACAATATTATTAGGATAAACTgcattcaaaattattaaactattagtaagtttacgttttaatTACCTAactttcaaaaagttataaaaatgattactgaactatttaaaatttttcatttaagtcactaggttgTTAGAACCATTGTTACATGGCCTTCTCTGTTTACACCACTTGCACCAATTGAAAGCTctccttctctttctcttctatagatcactttttttttcatgaaataactttgaacGCCACGGATATATGAACCAAAAGCCAaacatctttcttcttcaatctcTAACACTAACTGTcagatcgacttggatctaagatTGTTCTTCTACTCATCGATGGGTATTGATCCACTGTACTGATATCTAAATCGTCACTTAGAGCTTGCTAgcctaacttttaaaaaaatagtaataataaaaattcaatgacttaaataaaaacttttgaatagtttaatgacttaaatgaaaactttcaaatagcttaataaccattttgtaactttttaaagttgagtgaccaaaacctaaacttactaataatttagtgacttatGTATAGTTTACctattcgaatttcgagttaatcgaatcaagTTATTTGAGTCAACTCAAATAAGTATTTCaagtttcgagttcgaatcgaattgaattttaaaattcgaataattt of Gossypium raimondii isolate GPD5lz chromosome 3, ASM2569854v1, whole genome shotgun sequence contains these proteins:
- the LOC105796621 gene encoding mediator of RNA polymerase II transcription subunit 33A, with translation MEFSLQSSRLWEEVVEQTKLAKEKGIDPLLWALQVSSSLGTSGIALPSTELAHVLVNYICWDNNIPILWKFLDKALMMKIIPPLLVIALLSQRVIPSRRSHPAAYRLYLELLKRHAFAFKCQINGLDYQEVMESIDATLHLSEIFDLQTTEPAILVVEFIFSIVWQLLDASLDDEGLLELTEEKVSRWAIKPQEMEIDGHDMYDEKNIVYCERLQNFNTTMAIEIIGQFLQNKATSRILYLARRNMSSHWVSFIQSLQLLGANSAALKNSKVLTSEALQELTSDSRIFLSRECKTSSRQKFHAVMAFGSLASSVSLCPGASRSDLWLPLDMVLEDAMDGYLVNTTSAVEIITGLTKTLQAINGTNWHDTFLGLWIASLRLVQRERDPIEGPMPRLDTRLCMLLSIMTLVVADLIEEEEGAPTDETEYGSTNHWKEMKFPRKRRADLVSSLQVLGDYQGLLAPPKFVVSAANQAAAKAMLFVSGINVGSAYFECVNIKDMPFSCSGNLRHLIIEACIARNLLDTSAYYWPGYVNGRINQLPYSVPAQAPGWASFMKGAPLTSVMSNALVSSPASSLAELEKIFEIAVNGSEDEKISAATILCGASLIRGWNIQEYTVKFITRLMSPPVPADFTGSDSHLIDYAPMLNVLIVGIASVDCVQIFSLHGLVPQLACSLMPICEVFGSCVPNLSWTLPSGEEISPHAVFSNAFALLLKLWRFNHPPIEHGVGDVPTVGSQLTPEYLLLVRNSHLLSSENTHKDRNKRRLSEVASSSSPEPVFLDSFPKLKVWYRQHQRCIAATLSGLVHGTTVHQTVDRLLNMMFRKINKGSQSITSVTSGSSSSSGAGIEDNSLKPELPAWDILEAVPYVVDAALTACAHGKLSPRELATGLKDLADFLPASLATIVSYFSAEVSRCVWKPVVMNGMDWPSPAANLSNVEEHIKKILAATGVDVPRLSAGGSSPATLPLPLAAFVSVTITYKIDKASERFLNLAGPALESLAADCPWPCMPIVASLWTQKAKRWFDFLVFSASRTVFLHNSDAIVQLLKSCFTATLGLNIAPISSNGGVGALLGHGFGSHFCGGLSPVAPGILYLRVYRSIRDIVFITEEVVSLLMHSVREIACSGLPKQKIDKLKRSKNGMKYGQVSLAAAMTRVKLAASLAASLVWLSGGHGLVQSLIKETLPSWFISVHRSDRDQGSGLVAMLGGYALAYFTVLCGAFAWGVDSSSSASKRRPKILGSHMEFLASALDGKISLGCDGATWHAYVSGFVSLMVGCTPNWVLEVDVDVLRRLSKGLRQWNEEELALALLGIGGVGTMGAAAELLIEHFDS